From Mytilus edulis chromosome 8, xbMytEdul2.2, whole genome shotgun sequence, one genomic window encodes:
- the LOC139486130 gene encoding uncharacterized protein, with protein sequence MNALTCDASYLTNDGKIMSKPKNVDSGNKENQHLGIQRGGNEGRGNFIQSYLSFISNSGDASNNEGKKKQERCIIGKSDEVKTGSYVLLKQSDEVKTGSYDLPKQNANFLPSNKVLSSKEAVNSENISERNDDNQIIPTSRALSTQKRKAGSSLMESSYKKSCTDRISVAVERINIIKKNVQLNQTQSFGTLQNTKKDDLSLKYQSGIYGEQKVIKKVKFANHENTVETSSRNLSENFPSFFQEKLLSQEKAFKKSTIHTSQPLADIVISSNTN encoded by the coding sequence ATGAATGCACTTACTTGTGATGCATCTTATTTGACCAATGATGGCAAGATCATGAGCAAACCTAAGAATGTAGATAGTGGAAACAAGGAAAATCAACACCTTGGCATTCAAAGGGGAGGTAATGAGGGTCGAGGAAATTTCATCCAGAGTTACCTTTCCTTTATATCAAATAGTGGAGATGCTTCAAATAATGAAGGAAAAAAGAAACAAGAAAGATGCATAATTGGAAAATCTGATGAAGTTAAGACAGGATCATATGTGCTGCTAAAACAATCTGATGAAGTTAAGACAGGATCATATGATCTGCCAAAACAAAATGCTAACTTTTTACCTAGTaataaagttttgtcttcaaagGAAGCTGTTAATTCTGAAAACATTTCTGAGAGAAATGATGACAACCAAATTATTCCAACTAGTCGGGCATTAAGTACTCAAAAAAGAAAAGCAGGGTCTTCCTTGATGGAGTCATCCTATAAAAAGTCATGTACAGACAGGATATCAGTTGCTGTAGAGAGAATAAATATAATCAAGAAAAATGTACAGCTGAATCAAACGCAATCATTTGGTACATTGCAGAATACAAAAAAGGATGATCTGTCTTTGAAATATCAATCTGGTATCTATGGAGAACAAAAAGTCATCAAAAAGGTGAAGTTTGCAAACCACGAAAATACAGTTGAGACAAGTTCAAGGAATTTATCAGAAAATTTCCCTTCATTCTTTCAGGAAAAGCTACTTAGCCAGGAGAAGGCATTTAAAAAATCGACAATACACACATCTCAGCCACTAGCAGACATTGTCATATCTTCTAACACCAATTAA